A stretch of the Halorussus vallis genome encodes the following:
- a CDS encoding aldehyde dehydrogenase family protein, whose protein sequence is MSQQTGTRLGRHYIDGEWTEGTGENEFTSENPATGDSLKTFCRSTEDDVARAVSAAEDAQAEWRELSYIDRAEYLWDIYHELKERTDELGEIVTKECGKEISEGKADVVEAAHMVEWAAGNARHPHGDIVPSEIGSKDAYMRRQPRGVIGCITPWNFPVAIPFWHMAVALVEGNTVVWKPAEQTPWCGQIIAEMFDDAGIPEGVFNMVQGFGDVGNAIVEDDRVDTVLFTGSAEVGHQVAQKVAAQPGKLAACEMGGKNAVVVTEEADLDVAVHSAIMSSFKTTGQRCVSSERLIVHEDVYDEFKRRFVETAENVSVGDPLDEETFMGPLIEAEHEEKFRRYNELAREEGVDVLVDREELDDDEIPEGHEGGHWVGPFVYETEYDEDLRCIHEEVFAPHVALIEYSGSIEDAVTLQNDTDYGLAGAIVSEDYRQINYYRDHAEIGLAYANLPCIGAEVHLPFGGVKKSGNGYPSGREVIEAVTERTAWTLNNSRDIEMAQGLSADIKTQDD, encoded by the coding sequence ATGAGTCAGCAGACTGGGACTCGACTCGGTCGTCACTACATCGACGGCGAGTGGACCGAAGGAACCGGCGAGAACGAGTTCACGAGCGAGAACCCCGCGACGGGCGATTCGCTGAAGACGTTCTGTCGCAGCACCGAAGACGACGTCGCACGCGCCGTGTCGGCGGCCGAAGACGCGCAAGCGGAGTGGCGTGAACTCTCGTACATCGACCGCGCGGAGTACCTCTGGGACATCTATCACGAACTCAAAGAGCGCACGGACGAACTCGGAGAAATCGTCACCAAGGAGTGCGGCAAGGAGATCTCGGAAGGGAAGGCCGACGTGGTCGAGGCCGCCCACATGGTCGAGTGGGCCGCGGGCAACGCCCGCCACCCCCACGGCGACATCGTCCCCTCCGAAATCGGGAGCAAGGACGCCTACATGCGCCGGCAACCCCGGGGCGTCATCGGCTGTATCACGCCGTGGAACTTCCCGGTCGCCATCCCGTTCTGGCACATGGCCGTCGCGCTGGTCGAGGGCAACACCGTCGTCTGGAAACCCGCCGAACAGACCCCCTGGTGCGGCCAGATTATCGCCGAGATGTTCGACGACGCCGGCATCCCAGAGGGTGTGTTCAACATGGTCCAGGGCTTCGGCGACGTCGGTAACGCAATCGTCGAGGACGACCGCGTCGACACCGTCCTCTTCACGGGGTCGGCGGAGGTCGGCCACCAGGTCGCCCAGAAGGTCGCGGCCCAACCGGGCAAGCTGGCGGCGTGCGAGATGGGCGGCAAGAACGCCGTCGTCGTCACCGAGGAGGCCGACCTCGACGTCGCGGTCCACTCGGCCATCATGTCATCGTTCAAGACGACGGGTCAGCGCTGCGTCTCCTCCGAGCGTCTCATCGTCCACGAGGACGTCTACGACGAGTTCAAGCGACGGTTCGTCGAAACCGCGGAGAACGTCTCGGTCGGCGACCCGCTCGACGAGGAGACGTTCATGGGCCCGCTCATCGAAGCCGAGCACGAAGAGAAGTTCCGCCGGTACAACGAACTGGCGCGCGAGGAGGGCGTCGACGTGCTGGTCGACCGCGAGGAACTCGACGACGACGAGATTCCCGAGGGTCACGAGGGCGGCCACTGGGTCGGTCCGTTCGTCTACGAGACGGAGTACGACGAGGACCTCCGCTGCATCCACGAGGAGGTGTTCGCCCCGCACGTCGCCCTCATCGAGTACTCCGGTAGCATCGAAGACGCCGTCACCCTCCAGAACGACACCGACTACGGACTCGCCGGCGCGATCGTCAGCGAGGACTACCGCCAGATCAACTACTACCGCGACCACGCCGAAATCGGACTCGCGTACGCCAACCTGCCGTGCATCGGCGCAGAGGTCCACCTCCCGTTCGGCGGGGTCAAGAAGTCCGGCAACGGCTATCCGAGCGGGCGCGAGGTCATCGAAGCCGTCACCGAGCGTACGGCGTGGACGCTGAACAACTCCAGGGACATCGAGATGGCTCAGGGGCTGTCGGCCGATATCAAAACGCAGGACGACTGA
- a CDS encoding proline dehydrogenase family protein has protein sequence MIPPIANRFVAGTTMAGAIDHVSMLNDRGVGGILNLLGEHYHDAESAVEDARVYRELIRAVDDSGVDASISVKPSQIGIDVGAETFSQNLARIVDAAADRDVFVWVDMEDHTTTDATLDAFERAATEHRGGVGLAIQANLKRTRDDLERLAELPGSVRLVKGAYDEPESVAYQQKERVDEAYRDHLEFMFEEFDDGVAVGSHDPAMIGHAKRLHDEYGTPFEVQMLMGVRDDAQFTLADEGCEVNQYVPYGDKWMLYFYRRIRERKENALFALRAIAGV, from the coding sequence ATGATCCCGCCGATCGCGAATCGATTCGTGGCTGGAACGACGATGGCCGGAGCGATCGACCACGTCTCGATGCTCAACGACCGGGGCGTCGGTGGAATTCTGAACCTACTGGGCGAGCACTACCACGACGCCGAATCGGCAGTCGAAGACGCGCGGGTCTATCGGGAGCTGATTCGAGCGGTGGACGACAGCGGCGTCGACGCGAGCATCTCCGTGAAACCGTCTCAGATCGGAATCGACGTCGGGGCGGAGACGTTCAGCCAAAATCTAGCCCGTATCGTCGACGCCGCGGCCGACCGCGACGTCTTCGTCTGGGTCGACATGGAGGACCACACGACGACCGACGCGACCCTCGACGCGTTCGAACGGGCCGCGACCGAGCACCGCGGCGGCGTCGGCCTCGCCATCCAGGCGAACCTCAAGCGGACGCGCGACGACCTCGAACGCCTCGCGGAACTCCCGGGGAGCGTCCGCCTCGTGAAGGGCGCGTACGACGAACCGGAGTCGGTCGCGTACCAGCAGAAGGAACGCGTCGACGAGGCGTACAGGGACCACCTCGAGTTCATGTTCGAGGAGTTCGACGACGGCGTCGCCGTGGGAAGCCACGACCCCGCGATGATCGGCCACGCGAAGCGGCTTCACGACGAGTACGGGACGCCGTTCGAGGTGCAGATGCTGATGGGCGTGCGCGACGACGCTCAGTTCACGCTCGCCGACGAGGGGTGCGAGGTCAACCAGTACGTCCCGTACGGCGACAAGTGGATGCTGTACTTCTACCGTCGAATTCGAGAGCGCAAGGAGAACGCGCTGTTCGCGCTGCGCGCCATCGCGGGCGTCTGA